The following are from one region of the Primulina eburnea isolate SZY01 chromosome 17, ASM2296580v1, whole genome shotgun sequence genome:
- the LOC140818579 gene encoding wall-associated receptor kinase 2-like, with translation MSLESIFFHLLLCLPLALARTDSRFIAQGDIITKPNCQRSCGNLTVPYPFGVGLETGCSFGPRFNVNCNTSFDPPRPFINRGNMEIVDITDGTMSVKNWVGRQCYVPNGLVNYTMSINMTGSPFTFSDSNRFTIVGCDDFAVIKGSEPRNFSSGCVSMCSGPKDVIEGECSGIGCCQTEIPRGLQHFETSLITINSHKNVSSFSPCGYAFLGDSDRFRFSAANLDDLSFWERVTDEVPLILDWGIGNSQNCSEAQRSNDYACQQNSYCVELADIGRQGYRCNCSKGFEGNPYLSSGCTDVNECASNPCDAHATCINTLGSHICSCAKGYVNDGKGDGGRCIAKNSEFPVLKFALGMSFGFLGLIIAATWLYFGFKGRKLMKLREKFFQQNGGLLLKQQLSSNEVSMKSTKIFTAQELKKATNNYAEDRILGRGGYGTVYKGILTDPQQIVAIKKSRVMDQNQIEQFINEVIILTEVNHRNVVKLLGCCLETEVPLLVYEYVSNGTLFHHIHNSGGMPWFSWDNRLRIAIESASALSYLHSSAAMPVIHRDVKSPNILLDEYYNAKISDFGASRLVPIDQTQVSTLVQGTLGYLDPEYFHTGQLTDKSDVYSFGVVLAELMTGRKPLSNTKTDDEKSLSTFFLMSLKTNRLFQILDPRVRREGSLEQLQAVAELIKRCLKLHSEDRPTMREVVMELEGFRKFSNHPWIQQEVEEEVVGLMNEEEATDLYTVTISPEPSTGPYTMQHTGTSPLVHAISSPR, from the exons ATGTCGTTGGAATCCATTTTCTTCCATCTTTTATTATGCCTCCCACTGGCTCTAGCAAGAACGGATTCAAGATTTATCGCACAAGGTGACATAATCACCAAGCCTAATTGCCAAAGAAGCTGTGGGAACTTAACAGTTCCTTACCCATTTGGAGTTGGCCTTGAAACCGGCTGTTCTTTTGGCCCACGGTTCAATGTTAACTGCAACACTTCATTCGATCCTCCAAGGCCCTTTATAAACAGAGGAAACATGGAGATTGTAGACATCACGGATGGCACGATGAGCGTCAAGAACTGGGTCGGCCGACAATGCTACGTCCCTAATGGACTTGTGAATTACACCATGTCCATCAATATGACAGGGAGCCCTTTCACCTTTTCTGATTCGAATAGGTTCACGATCGTGGGGTGTGATGATTTTGCAGTGATAAAAGGATCAGAACCTCGCAATTTCAGCAGCGGATGTGTCTCGATGTGCTCCGGTCCCAAGGATGTCATCGAAGGGGAATGTAGTGGAATCGGATGCTGCCAAACTGAGATTCCGAGGGGTTTACAGCACTTTGAAACAAGCTTGATTACTATCAATAGTCATAAAAATGTTTCGTCATTTAGCCCTTGTGGATATGCCTTTCTTGGAGATTCCGACAGGTTTAGATTCAGCGCAGCAAACCTCGACGACTTGAGTTTCTGGGAAAGAGTCACGGACGAAGTTCCGTTGATTCTTGACTGGGGCATTGGGAACTCTCAAAACTGCAGTGAAGCTCAGAGGTCTAATGATTATGCCTGCCAGCAGAATAGTTATTGCGTTGAATTGGCGGATATTGGTCGTCAAGGATATCGATGCAACTGTTCGAAAGGATTTGAGGGGAATCCATATCTTAGTTCAGGCTGCACAG ATGTAAATGAATGCGCAAGTAATCCATGCGACGCTCATGCGACTTGTATCAACACTCTCGGCAGTCATATTTGCTCTTGCGCGAAGGGATACGTCAATGATGGAAAAGGAGATGGAGGCAGATGCATTGCTAAGAACTCAGAGTTTCCAGTTCTCAAGTTTGCCTTAG GCATGAGTTTCGGCTTCTTAGGCTTAATAATTGCTGCGACTTGGCTATACTTCGGTTTCAAAGGCAGGAAGCTAATGAAACTAAGGGAGAAATTCTTCCAGCAGAATGGTGGATTGCTGCTGAAACAGCAGCTTTCTTCAAACGAGGTTAGCATGAAATCGACCAAGATCTTTACTGCTCAAGAACTCAAAAAGGCGACCAACAATTATGCAGAAGACAGAATCCTAGGCCGGGGAGGCTATGGAACAGTCTACAAAGGAATCTTAACAGATCCACAACAAATCGTGGCTATCAAAAAGTCTCGGGTAATGGATCAGAACCAGATCGAACAGTTCATAAACGAGGTGATTATCTTGACTGAAGTCAACCATCGAAACGTGGTGAAACTTTTGGGTTGTTGTTTGGAGACAGAGGTCCCTTTATTAGTATACGAATATGTCTCAAACGGGACTTTGTTTCATCACATCCATAACAGCGGGGGGATGCCTTGGTTCTCTTGGGATAATCGTCTGAGAATAGCCATTGAGTCTGCTAGCGCATTGTCCTATCTTCATTCTTCAGCAGCAATGCCGGTAATCCATAGAGATGTAAAGTCGCCAAACATACTCTTAGATGAATACTACAACGCAAAGATATCAGATTTCGGGGCTTCAAGGTTAGTTCCCATCGATCAAACACAAGTGAGTACTCTAGTCCAAGGGACATTGGGATACTTAGACCCTGAGTACTTCCACACAGGCCAGTTAACTGACAAAAGTGACGTCTACAGCTTTGGAGTCGTTCTTGCAGAGCTAATGACAGGGAGAAAGCCACTCTCCAACACTAAAACAGACGATGAAAAGAGCCTGTCCACGTTTTTCTTGATGTCCTTAAAAACCAACCGCTTGTTCCAAATCTTGGATCCCCGAGTACGTAGGGAAGGGAGTTTAGAGCAACTCCAGGCCGTCGCAGAGCTCATAAAGAGATGCCTTAAGCTACACAGTGAGGATAGGCCGACGATGAGAGAAGTGGTGATGGAACTGGAAGGTTTCCGGAAGTTCTCGAACCATCCATGGATTCAGCAAGAGGTAGAGGAAGAAGTTGTGGGATTGATGAACGAGGAAGAAGCAACAGACTTGTACACTGTGACCATAAGTCCTGAGCCTAGCACTGGGCCTTACACAATGCAGCATACGGGGACTTCCCCTTTGGTCCACGCCATAAGCAGCCCACGCTGA